DNA from Pajaroellobacter abortibovis:
CTTAGGATTCATTACCAGAGGTCGTGGAGTGACTGTACATCGACAGAGCTGCTCTAAGGCTTTCGATACGGATCCAGAGCGGCGGGTTGAAGTGCAATGGGGAGCCAATCCTAAGATCAACTGTTTGGTTCACATCCGGATCATTGCTGTCGATCAATCAGGCATCTTAGCGCATGTAGGAAGAGTCTTTTTAGATGAAAGAATCAACATCACTGAAGCCAATTGCCGAACCCACAACGATGAAAAATCGATCAACATCATCAGTTTTCATTGCTCCAGCCTCGAACAGCTCAAACGGATCATAAGAGCTGTTCAGAAAATTAAAGGGGTTCTCTGTGTCGAGCGGATTTAAATCCCGATCGACCACTGATCCAGAATAGAAAGATTCGCTGCTCTACAAGTATGGATAATTGCATATTCAGGAAGTCGATTTTCCCACAAAAGGGAAGATATCCTAAGGAGAGCTTTGTATCCCCATGATTCGATTTCTCTGCTCACTGATTAAAAAGCGGCGATTTGAGTTTGGAATCGGAGCTCCCCCTATAGTAGCAGCGATCGCCTCATGGTTTGGATTGCATGGCTCGCCCGTGAGCATTCAGGTAGGTGGATACGGTCTGTTTGCTATCCTCAGTGGAACAGCGTGCACGCTTGCTGTGATGTTCTATGAGCACCGCGATCCACGCCTTGCTGAGATTATTCGCATAGCCACATTAGGCCTTCTGCTGAGCAACGCATATGCTATACCGATGTACTGGATTGCAGCTCATGGAGGTCCATTTGTCGATCCAATCCTTACACAGATAGACGCATCATGCGGCATCCATGTGGCTTCTTGGGTGCTCACTGTACGCTCACAACCAGCTCTTGATGTTCTCTCCACGTGGTTCTACCATTCGCTACCTTATGAGTTACTCGGAGCGCTTTTGATTCCACCGCTCTTAGGTCATGTGGAACGCGCTCGTGAATTTCTTCTCGCGCTATTGTATGCAAGCATTCTCTCCTTAGGACTCTTTGTTTGGATACAAGGAATAGGCCCATGGACAAATGGTCACTTTGAACCCACTGAGCAACAAGCTGCAACCGAGGTTTTACTCAAGGCTTTGCACAGCAAGCAACCTGTTCAGCTAGCTCTGAGCTCTCCAGGTCCCCTCATCGCTTTTCCTTCGTGGCATACTATTTTTGCTATCCTCGCAGCCTTTGCCTTCCGTTACCATCGAGGACTCAGCATTGTAACAACCCTATGGAGTGGAGCTATTATCGCGGCAACTGCTGTGTCTGGTTGGCACTATATGGTCGATGTGGCAGGTGGGATTGGTATTGCTTGGTTCGCGATTGGAGCCACACGCGCCACCTCTCGGTTGTACCCTCTCTACAGACAACTGCCTGTTCAAACAAGCGAACAGAGTGAATAGCGCTAAGGTGATTGCTGCATTGTCTGAAGCTTGAATGAAATTCCAGCATTACGCAACCGCTGACATACCGTGTCGATCGCGATTGGACTGCTGTCACATCCGACAAATGATCGTCCCAGTCTTGCTGCTACGTACAGTGTAGTCCCTGAACCACAGAAAGGATCGATGATCAAAGCCCCTTGATGAGTAGAAGCACGGATAATCCGCTCCATTAATTTTTCAGGCTTCTGCGTAGGATATCCTGTCCTCTCCCTGAAGAGGGGAGCATTCGCCACCATAGCGGGGCAATCTGTCCAGACACTTCCAATCGCGCGTCCTTCATCTGCATAATAGCGGTATCGTTTCTGTCCCACAACGCGCTCACGATAGCGACGGCCTGCTGAATCCTGAGAGGAAAAATGCATTGTTAAACTAGTCCGTGCATAAGATTCTCGCAGACAAGGATCTCGATAATTCCATATCCACGTTTTTCCTTTCCGGTAAAGAAGAAGTGTCTGATGAGTCATCGAAGGCCTAAGCACAGATCGACCTCCGTTTCCAGGGGTCCAGATTACCTCTCCTAGAAAATGAGTCCTTCCAAAAATGTGATCGCAGAGCAGCTTTGCTTCATGAATCGCACGGTAATCCAGATGGAGCCAAAGTGTCCCCTCCGATGAAAGAATCTCTCGAGCAACAATGATGCGAGGCTTCATCCATTCCAAATAGGACTCAATCGAAGGCCAGCAATCTGCAAATGCAAAGGACGCGAAAGAGGATACATCCTTTTCTTTATCCCTTTTTTTTCTCCGCACCCGAAAACGGATCCCTACAGAAAAGGGGGGGTCCAGATAAGCTAAATCCGCTCGTCTAGGAGCAATCCACCGATCCAGATGGAGTGCATCGCCATGGATTACTTGACGAGGAAGCCTCTCTGATTGCTTCATCGAACAGGGGCCATCGCCACCCATCTCATCTTTCTCACCTTTCAACAGAGCCATCCTGCTAAGCAAGTCTATCCGCAAAATCGAATTATAAATATCAATGTTCTCCTTCCTTACCCATTTCAAAAGAGGCAATTCGTTGTTCCACCGTTCGAATTGTTTCCAAGGAGGCATATGATTGAGCGAGCGTCAGATCGTCTTTATCACGGACGATGTACCCTTCATCCAAGAAAGCTGAATATGCATTCTCAAAGATAGAGCGGTGAATGGCTTCGCGGTATGTAATTTCTCCAGCGTGAAACATCTTCTCACCGATGCTGATAGCCCGCTTTACCAATTCTTGTGAAGTGAGCGGAGTGCGGAGAAGAAAAGTCAAGCTGCGCGCAGCGACACGATATCCTTCCAGAAAGTTAAGGATCAATTTAGTATACATCACAAGTTTCTCTCGCGCGTCAGAAGAGGCTAACCATAAGCTCCCTTCTTTTTCACGAAGATTCCCCTCACGAATAAAGTGATCTTTTTCTCGTACGATAAGTGCTTCATAAGAAATCCCACGGGAAGGCTGAAATTCATAGTTGAATAAATGCAAGAGGCTCTGCACTCGCTCACTTACTACATCGACTTCCATTTTCTGATCGGATTGAGGCGCGGTTAAAAGCGCAGTCGCAAAGAGCGCTCGTGGGATAAAGAAATGAAGAATAAAATTTTTCGATAAATCCAGTGCGATTCGAGCTGTCGAAGGAACGATATAGACCGGGCCTTGCGATGAGAGAGAAGCGTTTGAAGGAGAAGAAGAAGCGCGATCCAATTCGAGATGACCTGCGCGAATAAAAAGATCACAAGCTTCCTGGATAGCACTGGAACGGATCGTACGAAAGCCTTCTTCATAGACAAGATTAGGGGAGAAGCGTGATCCTAAATCCTGAAGGACCTCTCCAAAGAATTCACAGCGAGATAGGATGGATTGATGCGTGACAATCCCTTTGCTATCCAACAGAAGAGAAATAGCAACAAGTGCTGCTGGCGTTACAGCAGTGACCCGATTGATTTCGTCCATCACCCGGTAGGAAAGCCTGTTGACGATTGCTCGTCGACGTGTGGGGGTCATTTCCATTAGGGAAGGAGATGCTCCATTGGGATCAATTTCTTTTGAAATGCAATCCAGCGTGAGCACTTCACCAAATTGTACATTGATCTTCCCATACCTTCGGAGCAGAAGATTTAGCGACGTGAGAATGCCGTGAATGGATTCTTTGGTCTTATCTCCACCCAGAATCTCATGAATAAAGGAACGCTCTTCGACCAGACGTTCATAACCGATCGAAATGGGACAAAAGTAAACAGATTGGGGTCGCGAAGCGAGAACAGCATCGACCACCATCGACAGGAGTCCTACTTTTGCTGGAAGCAGCTTACCTGTACGAGAGCGTCCCCCCTCTAAAAAGAAAGCCAACGACCATCCATCTTTAATAACACGTCTGATGTAAGCATCCACAACAGCGTGATATAATCGATCGCCACGGAAGGATCGCCTGATAAAAAAGGCCCCCGCACGGCGGAAAATAGAGCCCAGTGGGAAAAAGCGAAGGTTATCTCCAGAAGCGATAAGCGGGAGTGGAAGATGATTTTGATAAAAGATGTACATCAAAATAAAATAATCAAAATGAGACTTATGGCTTGGAAGCACAACAAGAGCTCCTTCTCTTGTCGCTTGACGGATTCGTTCGATCCCCTCTCGATCCACTTCAAGATTTGAATACATATGAAATCCAATATGTTCAAATATATCTCGAAGGACAGAGATCAAATGAATGTTTGGAGTTGCTTCCATTCCGCGCAGAATTGAACGGACACGCCCGATCATAACCCTTCTCGGTTCTTCTCCTCCTCCTGCCATATCGCGTATAATTTTTTGAAGCTTAGGACTTCGGATCACTTCCTCGTGGAGCCGATCTTGAGGCTTTTGCATAGGTCCAATGACCGCTTTACGTTCTCTCTCAAGACGCCTCAAAAGAGAATATGTGATCCTTCGGATTAACACCTCATCCGCAATGGATCGATCCTGAAGACCTCCCCCTTCTTGGGCGAGGAAAGCTTGAATATCGATAGGTTCACCAGCTCGAAGAACCACATCCCGATGGCGATAGTTGTACAGAAATTGCGCAACGGTGCGAATATTCCCAGGCCATTCACGCGTCCCTAACAAAGCGTCAAGCAGATTGAGCTGGCTTT
Protein-coding regions in this window:
- a CDS encoding DNA-methyltransferase; protein product: MALLKGEKDEMGGDGPCSMKQSERLPRQVIHGDALHLDRWIAPRRADLAYLDPPFSVGIRFRVRRKKRDKEKDVSSFASFAFADCWPSIESYLEWMKPRIIVAREILSSEGTLWLHLDYRAIHEAKLLCDHIFGRTHFLGEVIWTPGNGGRSVLRPSMTHQTLLLYRKGKTWIWNYRDPCLRESYARTSLTMHFSSQDSAGRRYRERVVGQKRYRYYADEGRAIGSVWTDCPAMVANAPLFRERTGYPTQKPEKLMERIIRASTHQGALIIDPFCGSGTTLYVAARLGRSFVGCDSSPIAIDTVCQRLRNAGISFKLQTMQQSP
- a CDS encoding 1-acyl-sn-glycerol-3-phosphate acyltransferase — translated: MVTQHRPLISYQPNPFLSWLYRHFFDHISVDEGWVYAVRAAEARGTVVYTLRNLSVIDFLALDYLTKKLQLPQVRFANDLGLWLLEPMGRGWLLALRSRTPADDVRDLRQTLEMGSSAALFLKRPAYLLESKSRGKTEGDLYLHTILETQRSISRPILLIPQVFIWSKHHDKSQLNLLDALLGTREWPGNIRTVAQFLYNYRHRDVVLRAGEPIDIQAFLAQEGGGLQDRSIADEVLIRRITYSLLRRLERERKAVIGPMQKPQDRLHEEVIRSPKLQKIIRDMAGGGEEPRRVMIGRVRSILRGMEATPNIHLISVLRDIFEHIGFHMYSNLEVDREGIERIRQATREGALVVLPSHKSHFDYFILMYIFYQNHLPLPLIASGDNLRFFPLGSIFRRAGAFFIRRSFRGDRLYHAVVDAYIRRVIKDGWSLAFFLEGGRSRTGKLLPAKVGLLSMVVDAVLASRPQSVYFCPISIGYERLVEERSFIHEILGGDKTKESIHGILTSLNLLLRRYGKINVQFGEVLTLDCISKEIDPNGASPSLMEMTPTRRRAIVNRLSYRVMDEINRVTAVTPAALVAISLLLDSKGIVTHQSILSRCEFFGEVLQDLGSRFSPNLVYEEGFRTIRSSAIQEACDLFIRAGHLELDRASSSPSNASLSSQGPVYIVPSTARIALDLSKNFILHFFIPRALFATALLTAPQSDQKMEVDVVSERVQSLLHLFNYEFQPSRGISYEALIVREKDHFIREGNLREKEGSLWLASSDAREKLVMYTKLILNFLEGYRVAARSLTFLLRTPLTSQELVKRAISIGEKMFHAGEITYREAIHRSIFENAYSAFLDEGYIVRDKDDLTLAQSYASLETIRTVEQRIASFEMGKEGEH
- a CDS encoding phosphatase PAP2 family protein — encoded protein: MIRFLCSLIKKRRFEFGIGAPPIVAAIASWFGLHGSPVSIQVGGYGLFAILSGTACTLAVMFYEHRDPRLAEIIRIATLGLLLSNAYAIPMYWIAAHGGPFVDPILTQIDASCGIHVASWVLTVRSQPALDVLSTWFYHSLPYELLGALLIPPLLGHVERAREFLLALLYASILSLGLFVWIQGIGPWTNGHFEPTEQQAATEVLLKALHSKQPVQLALSSPGPLIAFPSWHTIFAILAAFAFRYHRGLSIVTTLWSGAIIAATAVSGWHYMVDVAGGIGIAWFAIGATRATSRLYPLYRQLPVQTSEQSE